A single genomic interval of Corylus avellana chromosome ca10, CavTom2PMs-1.0 harbors:
- the LOC132164139 gene encoding putative pentatricopeptide repeat-containing protein At1g69350, mitochondrial isoform X2 encodes MFHHHARKTLSLVSTFSCKSKQTQTHIVSLCTGTATCTHSHSNLVTLCSNARFLHQTKQAHASALLNGWLPHSVSLCASLILSYSTFGDPTTSRCLFEQTVEHCRTAFLWNTLIRANSIAKVYDGFEPYNRMVRTGVRPDDHTFPFVLKACSDFLEVRKGMEIHGVVFKLGFDTDVFVGNTLLLFYGNCGDLGDTKRVFDEMHERDVISWNTIIGVLSVNFCYVEALDLFKEMNLRSGFRPNLVSIVSVLPVCAGLEDAVMVSRIHCYVVKVGLDLHVNINNTMVDAYGKGGNVKASEQVFSEMVERNEVSWNAIITSLSFTKHNIDALEIFRLMIDAGVKPNSITISSMLPVLVELELFKAGKEIHGFSMRMGIECDVFIANSLIDMYAKSGHTTEASDVFYKMGEKNVVSWNAMVANFAQNRLELAAIGLIRQMQAHDQTPNSVTFTNVLPACARLGSLRPGKEIHARTIRMGSANDLFVSNALTDMYAKCGNLNLARNVFNISLRDEVSYNILIVGYSQAIDCIESLSLFSEMRLIGMTHDIVSFVGVISACANLAAIKQGKEIHGLLVRKLIHAQLFIANSLLDFYTKCGRIDIASKVFDQIQKKDVASWNTMILGYGMLVLSACSHGGLVEKGKKYFEEMQTQNIRPTQMHYACMVDLLGRAGLMEEAIELIKGLPIVPDANVWGALLGACRIYGNVELGCWAAEHLFKLKPQHSGYYILLSNMYAEAGRWDEANRVRDLMKSRGVKKNPGCSWVQIRDQFHAFVVGERIEGLDSDIWLAECS; translated from the exons ATGTTCCACCACCATGCACGCAAAACTCTCTCTCTAGTCTCAACATTCTCGTGCAAATCTAAACAAACCCAAACCCACATTGTCTCGCTGTGTACTGGCACGGCAACATGTACTCACTCCCACTCGAATCTGGTTACTCTCTGCTCGAACGCCCGATTCCTTCACCAAACCAAGCAAGCCCACGCCTCTGCGCTTCTCAACGGCTGGCTTCCCCACAGTGTCTCTCTCTGTGCCTCCCTTATTCTCAGCTACTCCACTTTCGGAGACCCCACTACCTCTCGCTGTCTTTTCGAACAGACTGTTGAGCATTGCCGCACTGCCTTCTTGTGGAACACCCTTATTCGGGCTAACTCAATTGCTAAAGTGTATGATGGGTTTGAGCCTTATAATAGAATGGTTAGGACCGGTGTTCGGCCCGATGATCATACCTTCCCTTTCGTTCTTAAGGCGTGTTCGGACTTTTTGGAGGTCCGGAAGGGAATGGAGATTCATGGGGTTGTGTTTAAGCTCGGGTTTGACACGGATGTCTTTGTTGGGAATACCCTCTTGTTGTTTTACGGTAATTGTGGGGATTTGGGAGATACCAAGAgggtgtttgatgaaatgcaTGAAAGGGATGTCATATCGTGGAATACGATAATTGGGGTGCTTTCGGTTAATTTCTGTTATGTGGAGGCACTTGATCTTTTCAAAGAGATGAATTTGAGGTCTGGGTTCAGGCCAAATTTGGTTAGCATTGTTAGTGTGTTGCCGGTTTGTGCTGGGCTTGAAGATGCGGTCATGGTGAGTCGTATTCATTGTTATGTTGTGAAGGTTGGTCTGGATCTTCACGTGAATATTAACAATACTATGGTTGACGCGTATGGAAAAGGTGGGAATGTAAAGGCTTCAGAGCAAGTTTTCAGTGAAATGGTTGAGAGGAATGAGGTTTCTTGGAATGCGATTATCACTAGTCTTTCTTTTACAAAGCATAATATTGACGCCTTGGAGATATTTAGGTTGATGATCGATGCAGGGGTTAAACCAAACTCTATCACTATTTCTAGTATGCTACCCGTTTTGGTGGAATTAGAACTTTTTAAAGCAGGAAAGGAGATTCATGGGTTCAGTATGAGGATGGGTATTGAGTGTGATGTTTTTATTGCTAACTCATTGATCGACATGTATGCAAAATCTGGCCATACAACTGAGGCATCCGATGTGTTTTATAAGATGGGTGAAAAGAACGTTGTATCTTGGAATGCCATGGTTGCTAATTTTGCTCAAAACAGGCTTGAGTTGGCTGCCATAGGACTAATAAGACAAATGCAAGCTCACGATCAAACTCCCAACTCTGTCACCTTCACAAATGTTCTTCCAGCTTGTGCACGACTGGGTTCTCTTCGTCCTGGAAAAGAAATCCATGCAAGGACAATTCGAATGGGATCTGCCAATGATTTATTTGTTTCTAATGCTCTGACAGACATGTATGCAAAATGTGGCAACCTAAATCTTGCTCGAAATGTCTTTAACATCTCCCTTAGGGATGAAGTATCTTACAATATACTAATTGTGGGGTATTCTCAGGCTATTGATTGCATAGAATCTCTGAGTTTGTTTTCAGAAATGAGGCTTATAGGCATGACGCATGATATTGTTTCCTTTGTGGGTGTTATATCAGCTTGTGCAAACCTAGCCGCAATCAAGCAAGGCAAAGAGATCCATGGATTATTAGTGAGAAAACTTATTCATGCTCAGCTCTTCATTGCTAACTCTCTGTTGGACTTCTATACCAAATGTGGACGAATTGATATAGCTAGTAAGGTCTTTGACCAGATTCAGAAAAAGGATGTAGCGTCTTGGAATACTATGATTTTGGGTTATGGAATGCTAG TTTTGTCAGCTTGTAGTCATGGAGGACTCGTTGAAAAGGGAAAGAAGTACTTTGAGGAGATGCAGACTCAAAATATTAGGCCAACACAAATGCACTATGCTTGTATGGTTGATCTCCTTGGCCGGGCTGGCTTAATGGAAGAAGCAATTGAGCTTATTAAAGGCCTGCCTATTGTGCCGGATGCCAATGTATGGGGAGCTTTGCTTGGGGCATGCCGAATCTATGGGAATGTAGAGTTGGGGTGTTGGGCAGCAGAGCATTTGTTCAAGTTGAAGCCTCAGCACTCTGGGTACTACATTCTTCTTTCAAACATGTATGCAGAAGCAGGGAGATGGGACGAGGCGAACAGGGTTAGGGACTTGATGAAATCAAGGGGAGTGAAGAAGAATCCTGGCTGTAGTTGGGTTCAGATTCGTGACCAGTTTCATGCTTTTGTAGTTGGGGAGAGAATAGAGGGATTAGATTCAGATATTTGGCTTGCAGAATGcagttaa
- the LOC132163656 gene encoding G2/mitotic-specific cyclin S13-7-like yields MASRAIVPLQQPGGEGKLKNVQPEGRNRRVLQDIGNLVAKRAVEGKPHHAKALGKAQAAAVNNEKPIKEAVDAVAAGKGRAATKVVVPKKIVLKKKPIPEEVIVISSDEEEDEGKIARGRKSRQGSLRKHGKTFTSTLTARSKAACGLTNKPKKPIENIDAADIDNELAVVEYLDDMYNFYKHTECASVVHDYMVNQPDINAKMRGILVDWLIEVHRKFELMPETLYLTINIVDRFLSVKAVSRRELQLVGISSMLIASKYEEIWAPEVNDFVCISDNAYVKEQILVTEKAILEKLGWLLTVPTPYVFLVRYIKASIPSDQEMENTMFFLAELGIMHYTTIISHSPSMIAASAVYAARCTLDKTPFWTETLEHHTGYSEDQLKECAELLVSLHSAAAESKLKAVYRKFSSSDRATVALLTPAKSLSSKSLNSFST; encoded by the exons atggcaTCAAGAGCTATTGTTCCTCTGCAACAACCCGGAG GTGAAGGGAAACTGAAAAATGTGCAACCAGAAGGAAGGAATAGGCGAGTTCTCCAAGATATTGGAAATCTGGTTGCTAAGAGAGCTGTGGAAGGGAAGCCTCATCATGCAAA GGCACTGGGTAAAGCACAAGCAGCAGCAGTGAACAACGAG AAACCCATCAAAGAAGCTGTAGATGCAGTAGCTGCTGGTAAAGGCCGTGCAGCAACAAAGGTGGTGGTACCCAAGAAGATTGTACTCAAGAAGAAGCCCATACCCGAGGAGGTGATTGTGATTAGCTCTGATGAAGAAGAGGACGAGGGTAAAATTGCTCGTGGAAGAAAATCAAGACAAGGTTCCCTAAGGAAGCATGGCAAGACCTTCACTTCAACCCTCACTGCTAGAAGCAAG GCTGCTTGTGGACTCACAAATAAGCCTAAGAAACCGATCGAAAACATCGATGCAGCCGATATCGACAACGAATTGGCAGTAGTTGAATACTTGGATGACATGTACAACTTCTACAAGCACACAGAG TGTGCGAGTGTAGTGCATGATTACATGGTTAACCAGCCAGACATAAATGCTAAGATGAGAGGAATCCTTGTAGACTGGCTGATAGAAGTTCATCGCAAGTTTGAactcatgcctgaaaccctctATCTCACAATAAACATTGTGGATCGGTTCCTTTCTGTGAAAGCTGTATCTAGGAGGGAACTTCAGTTAGTTGGAATAAGCTCCATGCTCATTGCAAGCAAGTATGAAGAGATTTGGGCACCAGAG GTCAATGATTTCGTTTGCATTTCAGACAATGCCTATGTGAAAGAACAGATTTTGGTCACTGAGAAAGCAATCTTGGAAAAGCTGGGATGGTTATTGACTGTCCCTACTCCTTATGTCTTTCTTGTTCGATATATCAAGGCCTCCATTCCATCGGATCAAGAG ATGGAGAATACGATGTTTTTCCTAGCTGAACTTGGTATAATGCATTATACTACAATAATTTCACACAGTCCTTCCATGATTGCTGCCTCTGCTGTATATGCTGCGCGATGTACCCTTGACAAGACCCCTTTCTGGACTGAAACTCTAGAGCACCACACAGGCTACTCGGAAGATCAACTAAA GGAGTGCGCAGAGCTGTTGGTTAGCTTACATTCTGCAGCGGCAGAAAGCAAGCTGAAAGCAGTGTATCGGAAATTCTCAAGTTCAGATAGGGCGACTGTGGCTCTTCTCACGCCAGCCAAAAGCCTTTCAAGCAAATCATTAAACTCCTTCTCAACTTAG
- the LOC132164139 gene encoding pentatricopeptide repeat-containing protein At4g14170-like isoform X1, with protein MFHHHARKTLSLVSTFSCKSKQTQTHIVSLCTGTATCTHSHSNLVTLCSNARFLHQTKQAHASALLNGWLPHSVSLCASLILSYSTFGDPTTSRCLFEQTVEHCRTAFLWNTLIRANSIAKVYDGFEPYNRMVRTGVRPDDHTFPFVLKACSDFLEVRKGMEIHGVVFKLGFDTDVFVGNTLLLFYGNCGDLGDTKRVFDEMHERDVISWNTIIGVLSVNFCYVEALDLFKEMNLRSGFRPNLVSIVSVLPVCAGLEDAVMVSRIHCYVVKVGLDLHVNINNTMVDAYGKGGNVKASEQVFSEMVERNEVSWNAIITSLSFTKHNIDALEIFRLMIDAGVKPNSITISSMLPVLVELELFKAGKEIHGFSMRMGIECDVFIANSLIDMYAKSGHTTEASDVFYKMGEKNVVSWNAMVANFAQNRLELAAIGLIRQMQAHDQTPNSVTFTNVLPACARLGSLRPGKEIHARTIRMGSANDLFVSNALTDMYAKCGNLNLARNVFNISLRDEVSYNILIVGYSQAIDCIESLSLFSEMRLIGMTHDIVSFVGVISACANLAAIKQGKEIHGLLVRKLIHAQLFIANSLLDFYTKCGRIDIASKVFDQIQKKDVASWNTMILGYGMLGELDTAINLFEAMREYGGVEYDSVSYIAVLSACSHGGLVEKGKKYFEEMQTQNIRPTQMHYACMVDLLGRAGLMEEAIELIKGLPIVPDANVWGALLGACRIYGNVELGCWAAEHLFKLKPQHSGYYILLSNMYAEAGRWDEANRVRDLMKSRGVKKNPGCSWVQIRDQFHAFVVGERIEGLDSDIWLAECS; from the coding sequence ATGTTCCACCACCATGCACGCAAAACTCTCTCTCTAGTCTCAACATTCTCGTGCAAATCTAAACAAACCCAAACCCACATTGTCTCGCTGTGTACTGGCACGGCAACATGTACTCACTCCCACTCGAATCTGGTTACTCTCTGCTCGAACGCCCGATTCCTTCACCAAACCAAGCAAGCCCACGCCTCTGCGCTTCTCAACGGCTGGCTTCCCCACAGTGTCTCTCTCTGTGCCTCCCTTATTCTCAGCTACTCCACTTTCGGAGACCCCACTACCTCTCGCTGTCTTTTCGAACAGACTGTTGAGCATTGCCGCACTGCCTTCTTGTGGAACACCCTTATTCGGGCTAACTCAATTGCTAAAGTGTATGATGGGTTTGAGCCTTATAATAGAATGGTTAGGACCGGTGTTCGGCCCGATGATCATACCTTCCCTTTCGTTCTTAAGGCGTGTTCGGACTTTTTGGAGGTCCGGAAGGGAATGGAGATTCATGGGGTTGTGTTTAAGCTCGGGTTTGACACGGATGTCTTTGTTGGGAATACCCTCTTGTTGTTTTACGGTAATTGTGGGGATTTGGGAGATACCAAGAgggtgtttgatgaaatgcaTGAAAGGGATGTCATATCGTGGAATACGATAATTGGGGTGCTTTCGGTTAATTTCTGTTATGTGGAGGCACTTGATCTTTTCAAAGAGATGAATTTGAGGTCTGGGTTCAGGCCAAATTTGGTTAGCATTGTTAGTGTGTTGCCGGTTTGTGCTGGGCTTGAAGATGCGGTCATGGTGAGTCGTATTCATTGTTATGTTGTGAAGGTTGGTCTGGATCTTCACGTGAATATTAACAATACTATGGTTGACGCGTATGGAAAAGGTGGGAATGTAAAGGCTTCAGAGCAAGTTTTCAGTGAAATGGTTGAGAGGAATGAGGTTTCTTGGAATGCGATTATCACTAGTCTTTCTTTTACAAAGCATAATATTGACGCCTTGGAGATATTTAGGTTGATGATCGATGCAGGGGTTAAACCAAACTCTATCACTATTTCTAGTATGCTACCCGTTTTGGTGGAATTAGAACTTTTTAAAGCAGGAAAGGAGATTCATGGGTTCAGTATGAGGATGGGTATTGAGTGTGATGTTTTTATTGCTAACTCATTGATCGACATGTATGCAAAATCTGGCCATACAACTGAGGCATCCGATGTGTTTTATAAGATGGGTGAAAAGAACGTTGTATCTTGGAATGCCATGGTTGCTAATTTTGCTCAAAACAGGCTTGAGTTGGCTGCCATAGGACTAATAAGACAAATGCAAGCTCACGATCAAACTCCCAACTCTGTCACCTTCACAAATGTTCTTCCAGCTTGTGCACGACTGGGTTCTCTTCGTCCTGGAAAAGAAATCCATGCAAGGACAATTCGAATGGGATCTGCCAATGATTTATTTGTTTCTAATGCTCTGACAGACATGTATGCAAAATGTGGCAACCTAAATCTTGCTCGAAATGTCTTTAACATCTCCCTTAGGGATGAAGTATCTTACAATATACTAATTGTGGGGTATTCTCAGGCTATTGATTGCATAGAATCTCTGAGTTTGTTTTCAGAAATGAGGCTTATAGGCATGACGCATGATATTGTTTCCTTTGTGGGTGTTATATCAGCTTGTGCAAACCTAGCCGCAATCAAGCAAGGCAAAGAGATCCATGGATTATTAGTGAGAAAACTTATTCATGCTCAGCTCTTCATTGCTAACTCTCTGTTGGACTTCTATACCAAATGTGGACGAATTGATATAGCTAGTAAGGTCTTTGACCAGATTCAGAAAAAGGATGTAGCGTCTTGGAATACTATGATTTTGGGTTATGGAATGCTAGGTGAATTGGACACTGCTATCAATCTATTTGAAGCAATGAGGGAATATGGTGGTGTAGAATATGATTCAGTTTCGTATATTGCAGTTTTGTCAGCTTGTAGTCATGGAGGACTCGTTGAAAAGGGAAAGAAGTACTTTGAGGAGATGCAGACTCAAAATATTAGGCCAACACAAATGCACTATGCTTGTATGGTTGATCTCCTTGGCCGGGCTGGCTTAATGGAAGAAGCAATTGAGCTTATTAAAGGCCTGCCTATTGTGCCGGATGCCAATGTATGGGGAGCTTTGCTTGGGGCATGCCGAATCTATGGGAATGTAGAGTTGGGGTGTTGGGCAGCAGAGCATTTGTTCAAGTTGAAGCCTCAGCACTCTGGGTACTACATTCTTCTTTCAAACATGTATGCAGAAGCAGGGAGATGGGACGAGGCGAACAGGGTTAGGGACTTGATGAAATCAAGGGGAGTGAAGAAGAATCCTGGCTGTAGTTGGGTTCAGATTCGTGACCAGTTTCATGCTTTTGTAGTTGGGGAGAGAATAGAGGGATTAGATTCAGATATTTGGCTTGCAGAATGcagttaa
- the LOC132164513 gene encoding fasciclin-like arabinogalactan protein 12 has protein sequence MTKQAVSSLSILLVFLFHCITTSAQPAAAPVQPANAPAQPANPPAQPANPPAQPAIPPVQAAKAPAQPALVPVQKGPTDVTKILEKAHGYSVFVRLLKSTGVAKQLYGQLNSSNNGFTIFAPIDSAFSDLKPGTINSLSDLQKTQLIQFHILNTDVALSNFQTLSNPVPTEAGDAGAFPLNITTAGNQVNISTGLVNTTLGGTVYSDHQLVIYQVSKVLLPLDIFNPKPKKVAAAPVPAASKPKTTKEDAPESPSGAAAKVDEAAAVSVSGHGMLESIVVAVVAFFVMKGT, from the coding sequence ATGACCAAACAGGCTGTCTCCTCCCTCTCAATCCTACTTGTGTTTCTCTTCCATTGCATCACAACTTCAGCTCAGCCGGCTGCGGCTCCAGTCCAGCCCGCCAACGCCCCGGCCCAGCCTGCGAATCCTCCGGCTCAACCTGCCAATCCTCCGGCACAGCCTGCCATTCCCCCAGTCCAGGCGGCCAAAGCACCAGCCCAGCCTGCTCTGGTCCCGGTGCAGAAAGGTCCCACCGATGTGACCAAAATCCTCGAAAAGGCTCATGGGTACTCAGTCTTTGTTCGCCTCTTAAAGAGCACTGGTGTGGCTAAGCAACTTTATGGGCAGCTCAACAGTTCAAATAATGGGTTTACCATCTTTGCTCCTATTGATTCCGCATTTTCGGACCTTAAACCGGGCACCATAAACTCTTTGTCTGACCTGCAAAAGACCCAACTAATACAGTTTCATATCTTAAACACCGATGTTGCTCTGTCAAACTTCCAAACCTTGAGCAATCCAGTGCCGACTGAAGCCGGAGATGCCGGTGCGTTTCCTCTGAACATTACCACCGCTGGAAACCAAGTGAACATCTCGACTGGCCTTGTGAACACCACATTGGGTGGTACAGTGTATTCAGATCACCAACTTGTTATTTATCAAGTAAGCAAAGTGCTTCTTCCGCTGGACATTTTCAATCCTAAGCCTAAAAAAGTAGCTGCAGCTCCCGTACCAGCGGCGTCGAAGCCTAAGACGACAAAGGAGGATGCTCCGGAGAGTCCGTCTGGTGCTGCAGCCAAAGTGGACGAGGCTGCTGCAGTAAGTGTCAGCGGGCATGGAATGTTGGAGTCCATTGTAGTTGCTGTGGTTGCATTCTTTGTGATGAAAGGAACTTGA
- the LOC132164333 gene encoding L10-interacting MYB domain-containing protein-like, with protein MHCKVYQTRSCNAKDNVKYMTWTGEMDHCLTEILVEQVKKGNKIDSTFKPAAYRAALTALNENFGLVLTKEHIRNRLKTWKKQFGILKELLAHKGFKWDETRKMVIADNSAWNDYIKAHPDARLFRSKFIENYDELCIILGNDQSVTSCSDNDAEIDVDLTVSKEGVDAGIVSEIQSDDRHTKNLRWTEEMDRCLGKILVEQVRNGYKIDNNLQREAYDRAVLALNEKFGPNLSKEHIRNRLRTWKKQYGILKELLSNPGFKWDETRKMIVANDSVWDDYVKIHPDARSFRNKFLQNYDQLCIIFGNHNEAAEAINASPIQCGGKAKDQGKSMRWTNEMDRCLGKVLVEQIILGNKNKLDNKFKLAAYEAAVLAINKRFHLDLTTDHVRNRLKTWKKQYDILQEVLDQSDFEWDERRKMVIADDYAWNEYIKINPDARILQGRVINNYEELCVIIGCIDPPESSLNIGDDNLDLIAQNEAVIAEETYYNQSDNANDRGKYISWTDEMDRCLSQLLVEQVMLGNKLEKILSL; from the exons ATGCATTGTAAGGTATACCAGACTCGTAGTTGCAATGCTAAAGATAATGTAAAATACATGACATGGACGGGTGAGATGGATCACTGTCTTACAGAGATACTTGTTGAGCAAGTGAAAAAGGGAAACAAGATAGATAGCACTTTCAAGCCTGCAGCATACAGAGCAGCACTTACAgcattaaatgaaaattttgggcTTGTTTTGACAAAGGAACATATTAGAAATCGGCTAAAAACGTGGAAGAAGCAGTTTGGGATTTTAAAGGAGCTTCTTGCTCATAAAGGATTTAAGTGGGATGAGACACGAAAGATGGTTATTGCAGATAATTCTGCATGGAATGACTACATCAAG GCACACCCTGACGCCAGGCTGTTCCGGTCAAAGTTTATTGAAAATTATGATGAGTTGTGCATTATCTTGGGCAACGATCAATCAGTAACAAGCTGTTCTGATAATGATGCTGAAATTGATGTAGACTTGACAGTCAGCAAGGAGGGTGTGGATGCAGGCATTGTGTCTGAGATTCAGAGTGACGACAGGCATACAAAAAACTTAAGGTGGACAGAAGAAATGGATCGTTGCCTCGGTAAGATTCTTGTGGAGCAAGTGAGAAATGGGTATAAAATAGACAATAATCTACAGCGTGAGGCATATGACAGGGCTGTTTTGgctttaaatgaaaaatttgggCCTAATTTGTCAAAAGAACACATTAGGAATCGCCTTAGAACTTGGAAGAAACAGTATGGGATCTTAAAGGAACTCCTTTCTAATCCTGGTTTCAAATGGGATGAAACGCGGAAGATGATCGTTGCAAATGATTCAGTGTGGGATGACTATGTCAAG ATTCATCCTGATGCCAGGAGTTTCCGCAATAAATTTCTTCAGAACTACGATCAGTTGTGCATTATCTTTGGCAATCATAATGAGGCTGCAGAGGCTATTAATGCTTCTCCTATTCAATGTGGTGGGAAGGCAAAAGATCAAGGGAAGAGCATGAGGTGGACAAATGAAATGGATCGCTGCCTTGGCAAAGTTCTTGTGGAGCAAATAATACttggaaacaaaaataaattagataaCAAATTCAAACTTGCTGCATACGAAGCCGCAGTTTTGGCTATAAACAAAAGATTTCATCTTGATTTGACGACGGACCACGTCAGGAACCGTCTCAAAACATGGAAGAAACAGTATGATATTCTACAAGAAGTCTTGGATCAGAGCGACTTTGAATGGGACGAAAGACGGAAGATGGTAATTGCAGATGACTATGCATGGAATGAATATATCAAG ATAAACCCTGATGCTAGGATTCTTCAAGGACGAGTCATCAACAACTACGAGGAGTTATGTGTTATCATTGGTTGCATTGATCCACCCGAAAGCTCCCTAAATATAGGTGATGATAATTTGGATTTGATTGCTCAGAATGAAGCTGTAATTGCTGAGGAAACATACTACAATCAAAGTGATAATGCAAACGACAGAGGGAAGTACATATCTTGGACAGATGAGATGGATCGATGCTTATCACAGTTGCTGGTCGAGCAAGTGATGCTGGGAAATAAGCTTGAGAAAATTTTAAGCCTGTAG
- the LOC132163896 gene encoding uncharacterized protein LOC132163896, which yields MELLSHSGFEWDERYKMVIANDSDWNEYIKRHPDARQLQARSIENWDELRMIIGNEQPGGYWSEVGAKLDSNPTLNEEEDVETPVEMFANEEMWHDNASDGMQGSSQQTRARPSSSSHSKQPLKRRRSSDILLEMVSAMAADIGRIADALTEYKKSVCLDELFEMVQTIPDFDDDLIIEACEYLSFDERRAMMFMKLNERLRRKWVLKRLRG from the exons ATGGAACTCCTCTCTCATAGTGGGTTTGAGTGGGATGAGAGATATAAGATGGTTATCGCGAATGACTCTGATTGGAATGAATATATCAAG AGACATCCAGATGCAAGGCAATTGCAAGCCAGGTCTATTGAGAATTGGGATGAGTTACGGATGATCATTGGCAATGAGCAGCCAGGTGGATATTGGTCTGAAGTTGGTGCCAAACTTGACAGCAATCCTACTCTCAACGAGGAAGAGGATGTTGAAACCCCCGTAGAGATGTTTGCTAATGAAGAAATGTGGCATGATAATGCTAGTGATGGCATGCAAGGATCATCACAGCAGACGAGGGCTAGGCCTTCTTCATCGTCACATTCCAAACAACCATTGAAGAGGAGACGTTCAAGTGATATCTTGTTAGAAATGGTGAGTGCCATGGCTGCAGATATTGGTAGGATAGCGGATGCATTGACGGAATATAAGAAGAGTGTGTGCTTGGATGAACTCTTTGAAATGGTGCAGACCATTCCTGACTTTGATGATGATCTTATCATTGAGGCATGTGAATATCTTTCTTTTGACGAGAGGAGGGCGATGATGTTCATGAAATTAAATGAGAGATTGAGAAGAAAGTGGGTGTTAAAACGTTTGCGTGGTTAG
- the LOC132163329 gene encoding tubulin beta-5 chain, with product MREILHVQGGQCGNQIGSKFWEVVCDEHGIDPTGRYTGNSDLQLERVNVYYNEASCGRFVPRAVLMDLEPGTMDSVRTGPYGQIFRPDNFVFGQSGAGNNWAKGHYTEGAELIDSVLDVVRKEAENCDCLQGFQVCHSLGGGTGSGMGTLLISKIREEYPDRMMLTFSVFPSPKVSDTVVEPYNATLSVHQLVENADECMVLDNEALYDICFRTLKLTTPSFGDLNHLISATMSGVTCCLRFPGQLNSDLRKLAVNLIPFPRLHFFMVGFAPLTSRGSQQYRALTVPELTQQMWDAKNMMCAADPRHGRYLTASAMFRGKMSTKEVDEQMINVQNKNSSYFVEWIPNNVKSSVCDIPPRGLSMASTFIGNSTSIQEMFRRVSEQFTAMFRRKAFLHWYTGEGMDEMEFTEAESNMNDLVSEYQQYQDATADEELEYEDEEEGVQEEM from the exons ATGAGGGAAATCCTTCACGTTCAGGGTGGGCAATGTGGCAACCAGATTGGATCCAAGTTTTGGGAAGTGGTCTGCGACGAGCACGGCATCGACCCTACTGGTCGATACACTGGGAACTCCGATCTGCAGCTAGAGCGCGTTAATGTGTACTACAACGAGGCCTCCTGTGGGCGGTTCGTCCCTCGTGCTGTGCTCATGGACCTGGAGCCCGGTACCATGGACAGCGTGAGGACCGGTCCCTATGGCCAGATCTTCAGGCCAGATAACTTCGTTTTTGGGCAGTCTGGTGCCGGAAACAACTGGGCCAAGGGTCATTATACCGAGGGAGCGGAGCTCATTGATTCGGTTCTTGATGTTGTGAGAAAGGAGGCTGAGAATTGCGATTGTCTTCAGG GTTTTCAAGTATGCCACTCGCTCGGTGGAGGAACTGGTTCTGGGATGGGGACTCTGCTTATTTCGAAGATCAGGGAAGAGTACCCTGATCGGATGATGCTTACCTTCTCTGTGTTCCCATCGCCAAAGGTCTCAGATACTGTTGTTGAGCCGTACAATGCCACTCTTTCTGTTCACCAGCTTGTTGAGAACGCAGATGAGTGCATGGTGTTGGACAATGAGGCGTTGTACGATATTTGTTTCAGGACTCTCAAATTAACCACTCCAAGCT TTGGTGATCTGAACCATCTGATCTCTGCAACCATGAGCGGTGTTACATGCTGCCTAAGGTTCCCTGGCCAGCTTAACTCCGACCTCCGGAAACTTGCAGTGAACCTCATTCCATTCCCCCGTCTGCACTTCTTCATGGTTGGGTTCGCTCCTCTTACATCACGTGGGTCTCAACAGTATCGTGCTCTAACTGTCCCAGAACTCACCCAGCAAATGTGGGATGCTAAGAATATGATGTGTGCTGCAGACCCACGCCACGGTCGCTACCTCACAGCTTCGGCAATGTTCAGGGGCAAGATGAGTACTAAGGAGGTGGATGAACAGATGATTAATGTACAAAATAAGAATTCGTCGTACTTTGTTGAGTGGATTCCAAACAACGTGAAATCCAGTGTCTGTGATATTCCTCCTAGAGGCCTCTCGATGGCATCGACCTTTATTGGAAACTCAACCTCTATCCAGGAGATGTTTAGGCGGGTGAGCGAGCAGTTCACCGCTATGTTTAGGAGAAAGGCTTTCTTGCACTGGTACACTGGGGAAGGCATGGACGAAATGGAGTTCACTGAGGCTGAAAGCAACATGAACGACCTTGTATCTGAATACCAGCAGTACCAAGATGCCACTGCTGATGAGGAGCTCGAGTATGAGGATGAGGAGGAAGGCGTGCAGGAGGAGATGTAA